From Anopheles funestus chromosome 3RL, idAnoFuneDA-416_04, whole genome shotgun sequence, a single genomic window includes:
- the LOC125770727 gene encoding uncharacterized protein LOC125770727, translated as MSLKANYYDQPEGEDLFGKMIATNKYALAGGLGWSTIEVMMVSKPKGYLPTIARYMYFTGPFVGMASAFTVGTYAANKLRGRNDGWNYVAGAFAAGGVYGAWKRNVVSGLVAGLIFSVAGALKKQSVDEGWEFFPDVKNHAVSAVNPNRYDFTLTQERERGWTTGK; from the coding sequence ATGAGCTTAAAGGCCAATTACTACGACCAGCCGGAGGGTGAAGATCTCTTCGGCAAGATGATCGCCACCAACAAGTACGCGCTGGCCGGTGGGCTCGGATGGTCCACCATCGAGGTAATGATGGTTTCGAAACCTAAAGGATATCTGCCCACCATTGCCCGGTACATGTATTTCACTGGTCCGTTCGTCGGAATGGCTTCTGCTTTTACCGTGGGTACATACGCTGCCAACAAGCTGCGAGGTCGGAATGATGGCTGGAATTACGTTGCCGGTGCGTTCGCGGCTGGTGGTGTTTACGGTGCCTGGAAGCGAAATGTTGTCAGTGGGCTGGTAGCCGGTTTGATTTTCAGCGTGGCGGGTGCACTCAAGAAGCAGTCCGTGGATGAAGGCTGGGAATTTTTCCCCGATGTAAAGAATCACGCCGTCAGCGCGGTCAATCCGAATCGCTACGATTTCACCTTGACGCAGGAACGCGAACGAGGATGGACGACCGGCAAGTAA
- the LOC125770741 gene encoding oxidoreductase-like domain-containing protein 1, which produces MNYVILNAIRNAQIRNAAYRFCSSTNGPDGTVKDTSVPELPPEPTTCCMSGCQNCVWIQYAADLTKILDDGGEKAREIVLEKIADPSLKMFLKMELQNIQSTKSDPT; this is translated from the exons ATGAATTACGTTATACTGAATGCAATCCGTAATGCACAAATAAGAAATGCTGCTTACCGCTTTTGCTCTAGCACTAATGGACCCGATGGAACGGTAAAGGACACCAGTGTACCGGAG CTTCCGCCCGAACCTACCACATGTTGCATGTCCGGTTGCCAGAATTGTGTTTGGATTCAGTACGCCGCAGATCTGACCAAAATACTAGATGATGGAGGCGAAAAGGCACGTGAAATTGTGCTGGAGAAGATCGCTGATCCCagcttgaaaatgtttttgaaaatggaGTTACAAAACATACAATCTACAAAATCGGACCCTACGTAA